In the genome of Ancylomarina subtilis, one region contains:
- the floA gene encoding flotillin-like protein FloA (flotillin-like protein involved in membrane lipid rafts) yields MEIGALILLIVAIGVGIYILFFFIPVALWFSALLSGVRISLIQLVFMRWRRVPPNVIVRAMIEAHKAGLHLGRNDLEAHFLAGGHVEQVTHALVSASKANIDLTFKMATAIDLAGRDVYEAVQMSVIPKVINTPPVTAVSKDGIQLIAKARVTLRANIRQLVGGAGEETVLARVGEGIVSSIGSSESHKTVLENPDFISRVVLEKGLDAGTAFEILSIDIADIDIGKNIGAVLQTDQAEADLKIAQAKAEERRAMAVATEQENKALAQEMRARVIEAEAEVPKAMADAFRSGHLGVMDYYRMKNIEADTSMRENIAKPSPKDKKK; encoded by the coding sequence ATGGAAATTGGAGCATTAATATTATTAATCGTTGCGATAGGAGTAGGTATCTACATCCTGTTCTTTTTTATTCCGGTTGCTCTTTGGTTTTCGGCCCTTTTGTCAGGGGTTCGAATTTCATTGATTCAGCTTGTATTTATGCGTTGGCGTCGTGTGCCACCTAATGTTATTGTACGTGCAATGATTGAGGCTCATAAGGCTGGTTTGCACCTTGGTCGAAATGATCTGGAAGCTCACTTTTTAGCTGGAGGTCATGTTGAGCAGGTCACTCATGCATTGGTATCTGCTTCAAAGGCTAATATCGATTTGACCTTTAAGATGGCGACTGCGATTGACCTTGCTGGTCGTGATGTATACGAAGCTGTGCAGATGAGTGTTATTCCTAAGGTTATCAACACACCTCCCGTAACGGCTGTATCGAAAGATGGAATTCAGTTGATTGCAAAAGCAAGGGTTACTTTACGTGCAAACATTCGCCAACTGGTTGGTGGAGCTGGAGAAGAAACGGTTTTAGCTCGTGTGGGTGAAGGGATCGTCTCTTCAATTGGTTCATCTGAATCGCATAAAACAGTACTTGAAAACCCTGACTTTATTTCCAGAGTTGTATTAGAGAAAGGTTTGGATGCAGGAACAGCTTTTGAAATTCTATCAATTGATATTGCTGACATCGACATAGGAAAAAATATTGGAGCTGTATTACAAACGGATCAAGCTGAAGCAGATTTAAAGATTGCTCAGGCTAAGGCTGAGGAGCGACGTGCTATGGCGGTTGCAACAGAGCAGGAAAATAAAGCCCTTGCACAGGAGATGCGTGCCAGAGTAATCGAAGCGGAAGCTGAGGTTCCTAAAGCGATGGCTGATGCTTTCCGTAGCGGACATCTGGGGGTTATGGATTATTATCGCATGAAAAATATCGAAGCGGATACTTCAATGCGTGAAAATATTGCAAAACCGTCACCAAAGGATAAGAAAAAATAA
- a CDS encoding ATP-dependent Clp protease adaptor ClpS, with protein MKDSQHILCLHNDNIHSFDYVVETLMEVCGHTSDQAEQCAYLTHYKGKTEVKVGNLIDLLVLRDQLEKKGLTISVETNKTAY; from the coding sequence ATGAAAGATTCTCAACATATACTTTGTTTGCACAACGATAACATACATAGTTTCGATTATGTGGTTGAGACTTTGATGGAAGTTTGCGGGCATACATCGGACCAGGCAGAACAATGCGCATATCTCACCCACTATAAAGGGAAGACAGAGGTGAAAGTTGGGAATTTAATTGATCTCTTAGTCTTGCGTGATCAATTGGAAAAAAAAGGATTAACGATAAGTGTTGAAACGAATAAAACGGCATATTAA
- a CDS encoding S9 family peptidase, translated as MKNKHLLLGLALITGMSSCQDAAKSDKKSETDNQSYRTPETKLASDRMTPEVLWSFGRMGGESISPDEKTVLYGVTYFNKEENKSYRDLYTLPIAGGEATQITNTKGKEWGERWTKNGQIAFLSAESGSVQVWEMNADGTGRKQLTDIDGGINDFKFSPDESKILFSKEVKLEENVQDKYPDLQKSNGRVIGDEFYRHWDHWVETYTHIFVADFNKGTMLKAGKDIMEGEKWEAPVRPWGGIEQVNWTVDGENIAYSSRKKYGVEYALSTNTDIYFYNLESGKTKNMTEGMMGYDNNLTFSPDGKYMAWESMEREGYEADQIRLFVMDLKTGEKKYMTKGFDQNAGHLTWTKDSKSIYFISDWHATDEIYRMDMADGKIHKITEGVHNYQSVLPVGDKLIAKRVSMSKPAELYRVDAKTGDAEEISFVNKHILDQLTMGTVEKRWVKTTDGKQMLVWVIKPPHFDENKKYPALLYCQGGPQGTVSQFWSYRWNFQMMASNDYVIVAPNRRGLPGFGKEWCEQISGDYGGQNMKDYLSAIDNVKAEKYVDEDRLGCVGASYGGFSTFWLAGHHQKRFKAFIAHDGMFNLEAQYLETEEMWFVNWDLGGPYWDKKNKIAQRSYANSPHKFVDKWDTPIMIIHGEKDYRIVASQGMQAFNAARLRGIPAKYLYFPEENHWVLGVQNGILWQREFAGWLDKWLKK; from the coding sequence ATGAAAAATAAACATTTATTACTAGGTTTAGCATTAATCACTGGAATGTCGTCATGTCAAGATGCGGCAAAGAGTGATAAAAAAAGCGAAACTGACAATCAATCTTACCGTACACCGGAAACCAAATTGGCTTCTGATCGTATGACTCCAGAGGTTTTATGGTCGTTTGGACGTATGGGGGGAGAAAGTATCTCGCCAGACGAAAAAACAGTTCTTTATGGCGTGACCTATTTTAATAAAGAAGAGAATAAATCGTATAGAGATCTTTATACATTGCCGATAGCAGGTGGCGAAGCAACCCAAATAACCAATACTAAAGGTAAAGAATGGGGAGAGCGTTGGACTAAAAATGGACAGATCGCATTTCTTTCTGCTGAGAGTGGTTCGGTTCAGGTTTGGGAAATGAATGCTGATGGAACAGGTCGTAAGCAGCTGACTGATATCGACGGTGGAATCAATGACTTTAAATTTTCTCCTGACGAGTCGAAAATACTTTTCTCAAAAGAAGTAAAACTTGAAGAAAATGTACAGGATAAGTACCCTGATTTGCAAAAATCAAATGGTCGTGTTATTGGTGACGAATTTTACCGCCATTGGGATCATTGGGTAGAAACTTACACTCATATTTTTGTTGCTGACTTCAATAAAGGTACCATGTTGAAAGCTGGTAAAGATATTATGGAAGGTGAAAAGTGGGAAGCTCCTGTTCGTCCTTGGGGTGGTATCGAGCAAGTAAACTGGACTGTTGATGGTGAAAATATTGCTTATTCTTCTCGTAAAAAGTATGGTGTAGAGTATGCTCTTTCGACAAATACTGATATCTATTTCTACAACCTTGAAAGTGGGAAAACCAAGAATATGACTGAAGGTATGATGGGTTATGACAATAACCTGACTTTTTCACCTGACGGTAAATATATGGCTTGGGAAAGTATGGAACGCGAAGGTTATGAGGCAGATCAGATTCGTTTATTTGTAATGGATTTGAAAACTGGCGAGAAGAAATATATGACCAAAGGTTTCGATCAAAATGCGGGTCACCTAACCTGGACAAAGGATAGTAAGTCGATTTACTTTATTTCTGACTGGCATGCAACTGACGAAATTTATCGAATGGATATGGCTGATGGTAAGATCCATAAGATTACTGAAGGTGTGCATAATTATCAGTCAGTACTTCCAGTTGGTGATAAGCTAATTGCTAAGCGTGTGTCTATGAGTAAGCCTGCTGAATTGTATCGTGTAGATGCTAAAACGGGTGATGCTGAAGAGATTTCATTCGTTAATAAGCATATTCTTGATCAGTTGACCATGGGTACTGTTGAAAAGAGATGGGTGAAAACCACCGATGGAAAACAGATGTTAGTATGGGTTATCAAGCCACCACATTTTGATGAGAATAAGAAATACCCAGCACTTCTTTATTGTCAGGGTGGTCCTCAGGGAACTGTTTCACAGTTTTGGAGTTACCGTTGGAATTTCCAGATGATGGCTTCTAATGACTATGTGATTGTTGCGCCAAACCGTAGAGGTCTTCCAGGTTTTGGGAAAGAATGGTGTGAGCAAATCTCAGGTGATTACGGTGGACAGAATATGAAAGATTACCTATCGGCAATCGACAATGTGAAGGCTGAAAAGTATGTTGACGAAGATCGTTTGGGTTGCGTTGGAGCATCATATGGTGGATTCTCAACTTTCTGGTTGGCAGGTCATCACCAAAAACGTTTCAAAGCATTTATCGCTCACGATGGTATGTTCAATCTAGAGGCTCAGTATCTTGAAACCGAAGAGATGTGGTTTGTAAACTGGGATCTTGGCGGTCCATACTGGGATAAAAAGAATAAGATTGCTCAGCGTTCTTATGCCAATTCTCCCCACAAGTTTGTTGATAAGTGGGATACACCAATCATGATTATTCATGGAGAAAAAGATTACCGTATTGTAGCTTCACAAGGCATGCAGGCATTTAATGCTGCACGTTTGAGAGGAATTCCTGCTAAATATCTTTATTTCCCTGAAGAAAATCATTGGGTACTTGGGGTTCAGAACGGTATTTTGTGGCAACGTGAATTTGCAGGCTGGTTAGATAAGTGGCTGAAGAAATAG
- a CDS encoding NfeD family protein — translation MTIFIIILLLVLGVVLLLLEFFVLPGITVAGIGGVVMMLGGIYLSYHHYGSTIGHLTVLGAVVFNILALWLALKSGTWNRIMLKTEIDSKVEKLEEDVVHVGDKGVCLSRLAPMGQVRINNLIIEAKSTGAYIDQKTPVEVIKIVDKIIVVKPIK, via the coding sequence ATGACAATATTTATAATTATACTCCTACTTGTTTTAGGAGTTGTTCTTTTATTACTTGAATTTTTCGTGCTGCCAGGAATCACTGTAGCAGGTATTGGCGGGGTTGTCATGATGTTAGGAGGTATTTATTTGTCCTATCATCATTACGGCAGTACAATAGGGCACCTAACGGTATTAGGTGCAGTTGTGTTTAATATACTTGCTTTGTGGCTTGCTTTAAAGTCGGGAACATGGAATCGAATCATGTTGAAAACAGAGATTGATTCAAAAGTTGAAAAATTGGAAGAAGATGTGGTACATGTGGGCGATAAGGGAGTTTGTTTATCGCGATTGGCCCCGATGGGACAAGTCCGAATTAATAATCTTATTATCGAAGCTAAATCTACGGGCGCTTATATTGATCAAAAAACACCTGTTGAGGTGATTAAAATAGTAGACAAAATTATTGTTGTAAAACCTATAAAATAA
- the bcp gene encoding thioredoxin-dependent thiol peroxidase — translation MIELKEGDKAPSFSGVNQDGKTLKLSDFKGKRLILYFYPKDNTPGCTAESCNLNENYDELTKHGFEVLGVSPDEVGKHQKFIAKYNLFFNLIADTEREMLQAYGAWGEKKLYGKVYDGVLRTTFIISPDGVIEKIFKKVKTKDHTNQILTELGLEF, via the coding sequence ATGATAGAATTAAAAGAAGGAGATAAAGCTCCGAGTTTTTCTGGTGTTAATCAGGATGGAAAAACACTTAAGTTATCTGATTTTAAAGGGAAACGATTAATCCTTTACTTTTATCCTAAAGATAATACACCTGGCTGTACGGCAGAGTCGTGTAATTTGAATGAGAATTACGATGAGTTGACTAAGCATGGTTTTGAAGTGTTGGGTGTGAGTCCGGATGAGGTGGGCAAGCATCAGAAATTTATTGCCAAATACAACTTGTTTTTTAACTTGATTGCCGATACTGAAAGAGAAATGCTTCAGGCTTATGGTGCTTGGGGAGAGAAAAAGTTATACGGTAAAGTTTACGATGGTGTTTTACGCACAACTTTTATTATTTCACCTGATGGTGTGATTGAGAAGATTTTTAAGAAAGTTAAAACAAAAGATCATACCAATCAGATTTTAACTGAGCTTGGACTTGAATTTTAA
- the recA gene encoding recombinase RecA: MATKDIAEINKEKLKALQLTMDKIDKTYGKGAIMRMGDEAVIDLPAISSGSLSLNMALGIGGYPQGRIVEIYGPESSGKTTLAIHAIAEVQKAGGIAAFIDAEHAFDRFYAEKLGVDTENLLISQPDNGEQALEIADQLIRSSAIDLVVIDSVAALTPKAEIEGEMGESKMGLQARLMSQALRKLTANINKTNTTCMFINQLREKIGVMFGNPETTTGGNALKFYASVRLDIRRVGQIKDGDEILGNHTRVKVVKNKVAPPFRKAEFDIMYGEGVSKTGEIIDLGVDYNIIKKSGSWFSYGETKLGQGREAVKRLIVDNPELAEELEAKIVEAINAPKEN, from the coding sequence ATGGCAACTAAAGATATTGCAGAGATTAATAAGGAGAAACTGAAAGCGCTTCAGTTAACCATGGATAAAATTGATAAAACCTACGGAAAGGGTGCTATCATGCGAATGGGTGATGAAGCAGTAATTGATTTGCCAGCTATTTCATCCGGCTCTTTATCATTGAATATGGCCTTGGGAATAGGTGGTTATCCTCAGGGACGTATTGTAGAGATTTACGGACCGGAATCATCAGGTAAAACAACACTGGCAATTCATGCTATTGCTGAGGTTCAGAAAGCTGGTGGTATAGCCGCTTTTATCGATGCAGAACATGCTTTTGATCGCTTTTATGCTGAAAAATTAGGTGTTGATACTGAGAATTTATTGATCTCTCAACCAGATAATGGCGAGCAGGCACTTGAAATTGCAGATCAGTTAATTCGTTCTTCAGCAATTGATTTGGTTGTGATTGACTCGGTAGCAGCATTGACACCAAAGGCTGAGATTGAAGGTGAAATGGGTGAGTCGAAGATGGGACTACAGGCTCGTTTGATGTCGCAGGCTTTGCGTAAGCTTACTGCGAATATCAATAAAACGAACACCACATGTATGTTTATTAACCAGTTGCGTGAGAAGATTGGTGTGATGTTTGGTAATCCTGAAACAACTACAGGGGGTAATGCACTTAAGTTTTATGCTTCTGTACGTCTAGATATTCGTCGTGTTGGACAAATTAAGGATGGCGATGAGATTTTGGGTAATCACACTCGTGTGAAGGTTGTGAAAAATAAAGTTGCACCTCCATTCCGTAAGGCTGAGTTCGATATCATGTATGGTGAAGGTGTTTCGAAAACGGGTGAGATCATTGATCTTGGTGTTGACTACAATATTATTAAGAAAAGTGGTTCTTGGTTCTCGTATGGTGAAACCAAATTGGGACAAGGCCGTGAAGCTGTGAAGCGTCTGATTGTTGACAATCCGGAATTAGCAGAGGAGTTGGAAGCTAAAATTGTTGAGGCAATTAATGCGCCTAAGGAAAATTAA
- a CDS encoding SPOR domain-containing protein: protein MNRACIHLLILSMFSSFSVYARPILHEFENVKSKHNSDLFFVNIEQIKTQVGDTIKENIESSTSLIRRHSIEKDSTGIRYTRKYTQSNFPFFNFRISKNKVYHKLAEFNSDQARELFVLAKNDQFNSDSLSREVNLLYTKEAVYSEVDKDLFNRRVRDLEQRAEELKRNAVQKAKHALVLEQTSGEAPTLILAATHETAVPDYKGAKENTQSANTEEKAIEVNEPVKVDKSDNSDGSELEFSAQEDEGGYLDHEYEYCYQVAVFDKRPSNDFYKGMGFIKEEIVDGGKSFRYLTGSYRTYAKASQYKTQIKSVFPAAFIVVYKNGIRTNLKDAMAVTDAVSTTPAKSSAPQYANEFSGDVSYRVQIGVFAGEIPEKLNTTMEKYKAFGSFYEKRSDGKIVCTIGRFKSITEVSSLKKKLQEAGYKDAFTVAYSDQKRVSLQAGINKTEKSTLPAIEDEPEVKIEKKPLGKEDLVGGINFRVQIGVFANGVPEKVSLLMDKYRAFGTSADKQANGKTVCTIGHFDSIADAGVLKKKLYKAGFTDVFTVAYTGNKRISIQDAIRLVE, encoded by the coding sequence ATGAATCGTGCTTGTATTCATTTGTTGATTCTATCGATGTTTTCTTCCTTTTCTGTTTATGCCAGACCTATTCTGCATGAATTTGAAAATGTAAAATCTAAGCATAATTCCGATTTGTTTTTTGTGAATATTGAACAAATAAAGACACAAGTTGGCGATACTATCAAAGAGAATATAGAGTCTTCGACCTCACTGATTCGTCGTCATTCTATTGAGAAAGACTCAACAGGAATACGTTACACAAGAAAATATACTCAGAGTAATTTTCCTTTTTTTAATTTTAGAATTAGCAAGAATAAGGTGTATCATAAATTAGCTGAATTTAATTCTGATCAGGCCAGAGAGTTGTTTGTTTTAGCAAAAAATGATCAGTTTAATAGCGATAGTTTGTCGCGAGAGGTTAATCTTTTATATACAAAGGAAGCTGTCTATTCGGAGGTCGATAAAGATTTATTTAATCGTAGAGTTCGTGATTTAGAGCAAAGAGCTGAAGAGTTAAAGAGGAATGCTGTTCAAAAAGCCAAACATGCTTTGGTTTTAGAACAAACTTCGGGAGAAGCCCCAACTCTTATTTTGGCTGCTACTCATGAAACGGCGGTGCCTGATTATAAAGGTGCAAAAGAAAATACTCAGAGTGCCAATACTGAGGAAAAGGCGATTGAAGTTAATGAGCCAGTAAAAGTCGACAAGTCTGATAATTCAGATGGGAGTGAACTTGAATTTAGTGCACAAGAAGACGAAGGAGGCTACTTGGATCATGAGTATGAATATTGCTATCAGGTAGCTGTTTTCGATAAGAGACCCAGTAATGATTTTTATAAAGGGATGGGGTTTATTAAGGAAGAAATTGTAGATGGCGGTAAATCCTTTAGATATTTAACTGGATCATATCGAACCTATGCCAAGGCAAGCCAATATAAAACCCAAATAAAATCTGTTTTTCCAGCCGCTTTTATCGTGGTTTATAAAAATGGAATCAGGACCAATTTAAAAGATGCGATGGCTGTTACCGATGCGGTTTCAACGACTCCAGCTAAGAGTTCAGCACCTCAATATGCCAATGAGTTTTCAGGCGATGTTTCTTATCGTGTTCAGATTGGTGTTTTTGCTGGTGAGATTCCTGAAAAGTTGAATACTACTATGGAGAAATATAAAGCCTTTGGGTCATTCTATGAGAAGAGATCTGATGGTAAAATCGTATGTACAATTGGTCGGTTTAAATCAATTACTGAGGTTAGTAGTTTAAAGAAAAAATTGCAAGAAGCAGGCTATAAGGATGCTTTTACGGTCGCATATAGTGATCAGAAAAGAGTGTCTCTTCAGGCGGGTATAAATAAAACCGAAAAGTCAACTTTACCAGCAATTGAGGATGAACCTGAGGTGAAAATTGAAAAGAAACCACTTGGCAAAGAAGATTTAGTGGGAGGTATTAATTTCCGTGTTCAAATTGGCGTGTTTGCCAATGGTGTACCTGAAAAGGTAAGTTTGTTGATGGATAAATACCGAGCTTTTGGAACTTCAGCAGATAAACAAGCGAACGGTAAAACGGTTTGTACAATTGGTCATTTCGATTCCATTGCCGATGCCGGAGTACTAAAGAAAAAGCTGTATAAAGCAGGATTTACAGATGTTTTTACAGTAGCTTATACCGGAAATAAACGAATCTCAATACAAGATGCTATACGTTTAGTTGAATAA